In Vibrio diazotrophicus, the following proteins share a genomic window:
- the rsxA gene encoding electron transport complex subunit RsxA — protein sequence MTEYLLLLVGTVLVNNFVLVKFLGLCPFMGVSKKLETAIGMGLATTFVLTLASVCSYLVESYILKPLGIEYLRTMSFILVIAVVVQFTEMVVHKTSPTLYRLLGIFLPLITTNCAVLGVALLNINENHNFIQSIIYGFGAAVGFSLVLILFASMRERIHVADVPAPFKGASIAMITAGLMSLAFMGFTGLVKL from the coding sequence ATGACCGAATATCTTTTGTTGTTAGTCGGCACTGTGCTGGTAAACAACTTTGTACTGGTAAAGTTTTTGGGCTTGTGTCCTTTCATGGGCGTATCCAAAAAGTTAGAAACTGCAATTGGCATGGGGTTAGCGACAACATTCGTTTTAACCTTGGCTTCAGTATGTTCGTATCTTGTAGAAAGTTACATCCTTAAACCATTAGGTATTGAATACTTACGCACCATGAGCTTTATCCTCGTGATTGCGGTGGTGGTTCAATTTACCGAAATGGTGGTGCACAAAACCAGCCCGACACTCTATCGTTTGTTAGGTATCTTCCTGCCTCTCATCACCACTAACTGTGCAGTTTTAGGTGTGGCATTACTTAACATCAACGAAAACCATAATTTCATACAGTCGATCATTTACGGCTTCGGCGCTGCTGTGGGCTTTTCACTGGTATTGATCCTGTTTGCATCAATGCGTGAGCGTATTCATGTAGCAGATGTACCGGCACCATTCAAAGGCGCATCTATCGCCATGATCACGGCTGGTTTGATGTCGCTTGCCTTTATGGGCTTTACCGGATTGGTGAAGTTGTAA
- a CDS encoding PTS transporter subunit EIIB, whose amino-acid sequence MIDKIRQFFNFLVRVNPNIGQETDGIVKAVGGLENIVHSGACATRLRLQLNDSALVDVDYLKCNGAFGVVLLDKSNVQIIYGVKANNYAQEIDARLQAL is encoded by the coding sequence ATGATTGATAAAATTCGTCAGTTTTTTAATTTTTTAGTCAGAGTAAACCCGAACATTGGTCAGGAAACTGACGGCATCGTAAAAGCTGTAGGTGGACTAGAGAACATCGTCCATTCAGGGGCGTGTGCGACAAGATTAAGATTGCAACTTAATGATTCGGCTCTGGTTGATGTTGACTACTTAAAATGCAACGGAGCTTTTGGTGTCGTTCTGCTGGACAAAAGCAACGTGCAAATTATCTATGGAGTAAAAGCGAACAACTATGCTCAAGAGATAGATGCTCGCCTTCAAGCGCTATAG
- the rsxB gene encoding electron transport complex subunit RsxB — MSTILIAVLAIAVLAAVFGAILGFASIRFKVEADPIVDQIDAILPQTQCGQCGYPGCRPYAEAIANGDQINKCPPGGQQTIEKLADLMGVDVQESAHDLDSKVKTVAFIHEDMCIGCTKCIQACPVDAIVGGTKALHTVIKDECTGCDLCVAPCPTDCIEMIPVATTTETWKWQLNAIPVVDVTNAATTQQNSGD, encoded by the coding sequence ATGAGTACGATATTAATTGCTGTATTAGCTATCGCGGTACTTGCTGCCGTTTTTGGCGCTATTTTGGGCTTTGCTTCTATCCGCTTCAAAGTTGAAGCCGATCCTATCGTTGACCAAATTGATGCTATTTTGCCACAAACCCAATGCGGTCAATGTGGCTACCCAGGCTGTCGTCCTTACGCAGAAGCGATTGCCAATGGTGACCAAATCAATAAATGCCCTCCGGGCGGTCAGCAAACGATCGAAAAATTAGCCGACTTAATGGGCGTTGACGTTCAAGAGTCCGCACACGATCTCGATAGCAAAGTCAAAACTGTTGCTTTTATTCATGAAGATATGTGTATCGGATGCACCAAGTGTATTCAGGCTTGCCCTGTTGACGCGATAGTAGGTGGTACCAAAGCACTTCATACCGTAATTAAAGATGAGTGTACGGGTTGCGATCTCTGTGTTGCTCCGTGCCCTACAGACTGTATTGAAATGATCCCTGTTGCAACAACCACTGAGACTTGGAAATGGCAGCTAAATGCGATTCCTGTGGTTGATGTTACAAACGCTGCAACCACTCAGCAAAACAGCGGGGATTAA
- the rsxC gene encoding electron transport complex subunit RsxC — protein sequence MLSLIEQIRTGSLWTFPGGIHPPENKQQSNQSAIAQASIPSELVLPLKQHIGKPGDLLVSVGDSVKKGQALTQYTSTFMLPIHAPTSGIVKAIEPRTTAHPSGLAELCVVIETDGKDEWIEKTSIEDFTQSSPDELIEIIRQAGVSGMGGAGFPTAKKIQSGLSRTDILIINAAECEPYITADDVLMRENAQEIIQGISIVEHILKPKLTIIGIEDNKPKAIEALQNAALNKDIVIRVIPTKYPSGGEKQLIKLLTNLEVPNGQIPADIGLMVQNVGSMQAIKRAVVDGEPLIRRVVTLTGNSFKKPKNVWALLGTPVQALLDEFGYQADKKLPRLIMGGPMMGFTLPHANVPVTKTSNCILAPTRQEIAPQAYEMACIRCGQCAEVCPASLLPQQLQWHAKAEEFDKCEELHLKDCIECGACAYVCPSEIPLVQYYRQAKAEIRIRKQESEAAERAKIRFEEKKERMERDKADRENRFKAAAENRRQEMTTSDGENAIAAAIARVKAQKEQATATSDSAVKPAVAAAIAKAKAKQAEAAKTGAAEPDNAEMIKLREERKRQARERKLEKEQQTDTSEAPANDKKAAVAEAIARAKARKAQQESASTEEEAQAETETSEDPKKAAVAAAIARAKARKAQQESVPAEEEAQAETETSEDPKKAAVAAAIARAKARKAQQESVPAEEEAQAETETSEDPKKAAVAAAIARAKARKAQQESVPAEEEAQAETETSEDPKKAAVAAAIARTKARKARQESAPTEEKTQAETDTSDDPKKAAVAAAIARAKARKAQQESASTEEEAQAETETSEDPKKAAVAAAIARAKARKAEQQNKNTEENN from the coding sequence ATGTTGTCATTAATCGAACAAATCAGAACGGGTAGCCTGTGGACATTTCCGGGCGGCATTCACCCACCAGAAAACAAACAACAATCGAATCAATCCGCTATAGCTCAGGCTAGTATTCCAAGTGAACTTGTACTGCCTCTTAAGCAGCACATCGGTAAGCCGGGCGATCTACTGGTCAGTGTTGGCGACAGCGTTAAAAAAGGTCAGGCATTAACCCAATATACCTCGACATTTATGCTGCCCATTCATGCCCCGACCTCTGGCATTGTAAAAGCGATCGAACCGAGAACAACAGCGCACCCTTCAGGACTTGCTGAATTGTGCGTCGTTATTGAAACTGACGGAAAAGATGAGTGGATTGAGAAGACATCCATTGAAGATTTTACTCAATCCTCACCTGATGAGCTGATTGAAATCATCCGCCAAGCGGGTGTTTCAGGCATGGGCGGTGCCGGCTTCCCGACAGCAAAGAAAATTCAATCAGGTTTGTCACGCACTGACATTCTGATCATTAATGCTGCTGAGTGTGAACCTTACATTACCGCTGACGATGTTCTTATGAGAGAAAACGCTCAAGAGATCATTCAAGGCATCAGCATTGTCGAACACATTCTAAAACCAAAACTGACCATTATTGGTATTGAAGATAACAAACCGAAAGCGATTGAAGCGCTGCAAAATGCGGCGCTGAATAAAGACATCGTTATCCGTGTTATTCCAACCAAATACCCGTCAGGTGGTGAAAAGCAGCTGATCAAGCTCTTAACCAATCTTGAAGTACCCAACGGTCAAATCCCTGCTGATATCGGTTTGATGGTGCAGAACGTCGGTTCTATGCAAGCCATCAAACGAGCCGTTGTCGATGGCGAACCGCTAATTCGCCGTGTCGTTACACTCACTGGTAACAGTTTTAAAAAGCCGAAGAATGTCTGGGCATTGCTTGGTACACCCGTTCAGGCACTGCTTGATGAGTTTGGTTATCAGGCTGATAAAAAGCTTCCGCGTCTGATCATGGGCGGCCCAATGATGGGCTTTACCCTGCCGCATGCCAATGTACCAGTGACCAAAACATCCAACTGTATTCTCGCTCCGACGCGTCAGGAAATTGCTCCACAAGCCTATGAAATGGCGTGTATTCGTTGTGGTCAATGTGCTGAAGTATGCCCTGCATCCCTTCTCCCACAGCAGCTTCAATGGCATGCAAAAGCAGAAGAATTCGACAAGTGTGAGGAACTGCACTTAAAAGATTGTATTGAATGCGGCGCGTGTGCGTACGTCTGCCCTAGTGAAATTCCACTGGTTCAATACTATCGCCAAGCCAAAGCAGAAATCCGTATTCGCAAGCAGGAATCTGAAGCGGCTGAGCGCGCAAAAATTCGCTTCGAAGAGAAAAAAGAGCGTATGGAACGCGATAAAGCGGACAGAGAAAATCGCTTTAAAGCCGCAGCAGAAAACCGTCGTCAAGAGATGACCACCAGCGATGGTGAAAACGCGATTGCTGCTGCCATTGCGCGCGTGAAAGCACAAAAAGAACAAGCAACAGCAACGTCCGATTCAGCGGTTAAACCAGCCGTTGCCGCCGCTATTGCCAAAGCGAAAGCAAAACAGGCAGAAGCTGCAAAAACAGGCGCAGCTGAACCTGATAATGCTGAGATGATCAAACTGCGAGAAGAGCGCAAGCGTCAGGCTCGTGAACGTAAGTTGGAAAAAGAGCAACAAACCGACACATCTGAAGCACCAGCTAACGATAAAAAAGCAGCCGTCGCTGAAGCGATTGCTCGTGCCAAAGCTCGCAAAGCGCAGCAAGAATCGGCATCTACTGAAGAAGAAGCTCAAGCTGAAACAGAAACTTCAGAAGACCCGAAAAAAGCAGCAGTTGCAGCAGCTATCGCCCGTGCCAAAGCTCGCAAAGCGCAGCAAGAATCCGTACCTGCTGAAGAAGAAGCTCAAGCTGAAACAGAAACTTCAGAAGACCCGAAAAAAGCAGCAGTTGCCGCTGCGATTGCCCGTGCCAAAGCTCGCAAAGCGCAGCAAGAATCCGTACCTGCTGAAGAAGAAGCTCAAGCTGAAACAGAAACTTCAGAAGACCCGAAAAAAGCAGCAGTTGCCGCTGCGATTGCCCGTGCCAAAGCTCGCAAAGCGCAGCAAGAATCCGTACCTGCTGAAGAAGAAGCTCAAGCTGAAACAGAAACTTCAGAAGACCCGAAAAAAGCAGCAGTTGCAGCAGCGATTGCCCGAACCAAAGCCCGCAAAGCGCGGCAAGAATCGGCACCAACTGAAGAAAAAACTCAAGCTGAAACGGACACTTCTGACGATCCGAAGAAAGCAGCAGTTGCAGCAGCGATTGCCCGTGCCAAAGCTCGCAAAGCGCAGCAAGAATCGGCATCTACTGAAGAAGAAGCTCAAGCTGAAACAGAAACTTCAGAAGACCCGAAAAAAGCAGCAGTTGCAGCAGCGATTGCCCGTGCGAAGGCTCGTAAAGCAGAGCAACAAAACAAAAATACCGAGGAGAATAACTAG
- a CDS encoding glycoside hydrolase family 9 protein, which translates to MNKKRLGVVAIVSCGFIGLSGCAVEKTTANNTSMGQEELITNGNFSQGTDGWWAAGADLQAIDEMGCITFTKRGSNPWDVILGQSGLALKKGEDYHLKFSALAKQSINVKALVQHNGAPYTNHFVKDIYLNQELKPFEFSFKPSGDDDSVQFQFQMGTETPTTVCVKNVSLTGPQYFKESDLASVRVNQVGYFVRGPKHATVVTKETSPMDWKLLDADKKLIAKGQTIPFGLNKASGEHVQLVDFSSVQTPTKKAILEVDGHQSHPFAIDNAIYSNMKYDALSFFYQQRSGINILPEFVQRADLARPAGHKPEVVTCFNKTDAKGNQWPGCDLSLDVTGGWYDAGDHGKYVVNGGISLWTLTNYYEREKLAARANAFADGNAKLPENKNNFNDLLDESRWMMDFLMSMQAPENSKVSVPVGDQSNQLDHLKLTEIDASGMAFHKVADDAWTGMPLPPHKDPRDRFLSYPTTAATLNLAATAAQCARVWQDLDASYAKRCLTSAEKAWKAANQHKNVYAYDNFVGSGPYDDTQLDDEFYWAAAELFITTGKEEYKKAVLSSPYYLVTPKGDVEATGDLYWQGVSAAGTLSLAIIPNNLPEKEIEKARANIIKTADAYYQSIESEGYQIPYSTKEYPWGSNSNLMNRSIFMGVAYDFTKDQKYVDGVINAMDYILGRNALDQSYVSGYGSRPLTNPHHRFWAHSADSNSPIVAPGVMSGGPNSINFSDPVAASMKGKCIGQTCWKDDIGAWTLNEITINWNAPFFWATSFLDETVQ; encoded by the coding sequence ATGAATAAAAAACGGCTAGGTGTCGTTGCTATTGTTAGTTGTGGTTTTATTGGACTTAGTGGCTGTGCTGTTGAGAAAACTACGGCAAATAATACCAGCATGGGTCAAGAAGAGCTCATCACTAATGGCAACTTTTCACAGGGTACAGACGGTTGGTGGGCAGCAGGAGCTGATTTACAGGCTATCGATGAAATGGGCTGTATAACGTTTACCAAAAGGGGAAGTAACCCTTGGGATGTTATCCTTGGACAATCGGGACTGGCCTTGAAAAAGGGCGAAGACTACCATCTAAAATTTAGTGCGTTAGCGAAGCAGTCAATAAACGTCAAAGCGCTCGTTCAACATAATGGCGCGCCATACACCAACCATTTTGTTAAGGATATTTATCTCAATCAAGAGTTGAAACCGTTTGAGTTTTCATTCAAGCCATCTGGTGATGACGATAGTGTGCAGTTTCAATTTCAAATGGGAACAGAAACGCCAACAACAGTTTGCGTCAAAAATGTATCTTTAACCGGACCTCAATATTTTAAAGAAAGCGACCTTGCTAGCGTTAGAGTCAACCAAGTCGGCTACTTTGTCCGTGGCCCTAAACACGCAACGGTTGTTACTAAAGAAACATCACCTATGGATTGGAAGCTGTTAGACGCTGACAAGAAGCTAATCGCTAAAGGTCAGACGATTCCATTTGGCTTAAATAAAGCCTCTGGTGAACATGTTCAATTAGTCGATTTCAGCAGCGTGCAAACTCCGACGAAGAAAGCGATCTTGGAAGTTGACGGACACCAGAGCCATCCATTTGCCATTGATAACGCCATCTATAGCAATATGAAGTATGACGCGCTCTCTTTCTTCTATCAGCAACGAAGCGGTATTAATATTCTCCCTGAATTTGTTCAAAGAGCCGATCTCGCTCGACCAGCTGGACACAAGCCAGAAGTCGTTACTTGCTTTAATAAAACCGATGCAAAGGGCAATCAGTGGCCAGGTTGTGACCTATCATTAGATGTCACAGGTGGCTGGTATGATGCGGGCGATCATGGGAAGTACGTGGTAAACGGTGGTATTTCATTGTGGACACTGACCAATTACTACGAAAGAGAAAAACTGGCCGCCCGTGCTAACGCTTTTGCGGATGGAAACGCCAAACTTCCGGAAAACAAAAACAACTTCAACGATCTTCTCGATGAATCTCGCTGGATGATGGACTTCTTGATGTCAATGCAAGCGCCTGAAAACAGCAAAGTTTCGGTTCCTGTTGGCGATCAATCCAACCAACTGGATCATCTGAAACTAACGGAAATTGATGCCAGTGGTATGGCTTTTCATAAGGTCGCAGATGACGCTTGGACGGGAATGCCTTTACCTCCTCACAAAGATCCACGCGATCGCTTCCTGAGCTATCCAACAACAGCCGCTACACTTAATTTAGCTGCAACTGCCGCTCAATGTGCTCGAGTTTGGCAAGATCTGGATGCAAGCTACGCCAAGCGCTGCTTAACTTCTGCAGAAAAAGCATGGAAAGCGGCCAATCAGCATAAAAATGTGTATGCCTACGACAACTTTGTCGGTTCCGGCCCCTACGATGATACTCAGCTAGACGATGAGTTTTACTGGGCAGCAGCAGAATTATTTATCACGACAGGGAAAGAAGAATACAAAAAGGCAGTTCTATCATCACCTTATTATCTCGTAACTCCGAAAGGAGATGTTGAAGCGACCGGAGATCTCTACTGGCAAGGAGTGAGCGCTGCAGGAACTTTGTCTCTTGCGATTATTCCAAATAACTTACCGGAAAAAGAGATAGAAAAAGCACGCGCTAACATTATCAAAACTGCGGATGCTTACTACCAGTCTATTGAGAGTGAAGGCTATCAAATTCCTTACAGCACAAAAGAGTACCCATGGGGTTCAAATTCAAACTTAATGAATCGCAGTATCTTCATGGGAGTTGCTTATGATTTCACAAAAGATCAAAAGTACGTAGATGGCGTCATCAATGCAATGGACTACATCTTAGGACGTAACGCTTTGGACCAATCTTATGTTTCAGGCTACGGTAGCCGCCCACTTACCAATCCACATCACCGTTTTTGGGCACATTCCGCGGACAGTAACTCGCCGATAGTCGCTCCTGGTGTTATGTCTGGAGGTCCAAATTCAATCAACTTCAGTGACCCTGTTGCAGCGTCAATGAAGGGCAAATGTATTGGACAGACTTGTTGGAAAGATGATATTGGTGCGTGGACACTGAATGAAATTACGATTAACTGGAATGCTCCATTCTTTTGGGCTACGAGCTTCTTAGACGAAACGGTTCAGTAA
- a CDS encoding alpha-galactosidase: protein MTEPVLINLTGKQSQIIVEVGEFAEILYWGKPVQGALENYRKSLYRPVPFGRLDKDVAMTLSPELGRGVFSSPGVEGHRDGLDWAPVFIVQQIVEIDTGVRIESVDELAGLSLTTELCLDADDVVKTRHTLTNLKAGVYQVNRLANTLPLPARANELMTFFGRWVHEFQTARQPLIHGGYQQENRRGRTSHEHYPALIAGQQHFDELQGDVWGFHFAWSGNHRMRADVKADGRRLVQAEVIYFAGEVSLAQGESVTSPWLYASYSDKGLNGMSQQFHTHVRHRILPKEFVAKPRPIHLNTWEGIYFNHDPEYIMSMATQAAAMGVERFIIDDGWFKGRNDDKAALGDWFLDERKYPQGLTPVVEHVNQLGMEFGLWFEPEMINKNSDLYRRHPDWLLAVEGYEQPTGRNQYVIDLQNQEAFDYLFERLDHFLSTYNIAYIKWDMNREVVQPAHGGMAAAHKQTQRYYQLVDKVRAKHPNVEIESCAAGGGRIDYEVLKRTHRFWASDNNDALERQTIQRGMSYFFPPEVMGSHIGASHCHSTRRRHSIEFRGLTALFGHMGIELDPVNESQEEKQGFEHYVKLHKALRPLLHSGTTWRIPSEDKAHQIHAVVSQDKSQAVVLVSQLAMPTYSLSGHLSIVGLDPESTYQVSVIDKPENFNHIVACQPEWTASGCEMSGEWCQNVGLTMPILDAESAILIELKRVS from the coding sequence GTGACGGAGCCAGTATTAATTAACTTAACCGGTAAACAGAGCCAAATCATCGTTGAGGTCGGAGAGTTTGCAGAGATTCTCTATTGGGGCAAACCCGTTCAAGGTGCTTTGGAAAACTATAGGAAGAGTTTGTATCGTCCTGTGCCTTTTGGTCGCCTTGATAAAGATGTTGCAATGACACTAAGCCCAGAATTGGGCCGTGGTGTTTTCAGTAGCCCAGGTGTCGAAGGGCATCGCGACGGCTTGGACTGGGCTCCGGTCTTTATTGTTCAGCAAATAGTAGAAATTGACACTGGGGTGCGTATTGAAAGCGTTGATGAATTGGCAGGTTTGTCACTGACGACGGAACTGTGTTTAGACGCTGATGACGTGGTCAAAACCCGTCATACTTTAACCAATTTAAAAGCGGGTGTTTATCAGGTTAATCGCTTAGCCAATACTTTACCTTTGCCTGCTAGAGCCAATGAACTGATGACATTTTTTGGCCGCTGGGTTCACGAGTTTCAAACTGCTCGCCAGCCTTTAATACATGGTGGTTATCAGCAAGAAAACCGGCGCGGACGCACGTCTCATGAACACTATCCGGCATTGATTGCAGGCCAGCAGCATTTCGATGAATTGCAGGGTGATGTGTGGGGCTTCCATTTTGCTTGGAGCGGTAACCACCGCATGCGTGCGGATGTTAAGGCCGATGGTCGTCGTCTTGTGCAAGCTGAAGTGATTTATTTCGCTGGTGAAGTTTCATTAGCGCAGGGAGAAAGTGTCACATCACCATGGCTGTATGCCAGCTACAGTGATAAAGGTCTGAACGGCATGAGTCAGCAGTTTCACACTCATGTACGCCATCGTATTTTACCGAAAGAGTTTGTAGCAAAGCCTCGACCAATTCACCTCAATACGTGGGAAGGTATCTATTTCAACCACGATCCTGAATACATTATGTCAATGGCAACTCAGGCGGCAGCCATGGGTGTCGAACGTTTTATTATTGATGACGGTTGGTTTAAAGGTCGAAATGACGATAAAGCTGCGTTGGGTGACTGGTTCCTTGATGAGAGAAAATACCCTCAAGGTCTCACTCCAGTTGTTGAGCATGTTAATCAACTCGGTATGGAATTTGGTTTGTGGTTTGAACCGGAAATGATCAACAAAAATTCCGACCTTTACAGACGGCATCCTGATTGGTTGCTGGCTGTGGAAGGGTATGAGCAGCCTACAGGACGCAATCAGTATGTGATTGATCTGCAAAACCAAGAGGCCTTTGACTATCTGTTTGAGCGACTGGATCATTTTCTTTCCACTTACAACATCGCTTACATCAAATGGGATATGAACAGGGAAGTGGTTCAGCCTGCTCATGGGGGAATGGCCGCTGCTCATAAGCAAACGCAGCGTTATTACCAGCTGGTGGATAAAGTTCGCGCCAAGCACCCGAATGTGGAAATTGAATCCTGCGCCGCAGGTGGTGGCCGTATTGATTACGAGGTATTGAAAAGGACTCATCGTTTCTGGGCGTCTGATAACAACGATGCTTTAGAGCGTCAAACCATTCAGCGAGGAATGAGCTATTTCTTCCCGCCTGAAGTGATGGGGAGTCATATCGGCGCTAGCCATTGCCACAGTACACGTCGTCGCCACAGTATTGAATTCAGAGGCTTAACGGCTCTGTTTGGTCATATGGGTATTGAGCTAGACCCTGTAAATGAGAGCCAAGAAGAGAAGCAAGGCTTTGAACACTATGTGAAGCTACACAAAGCGCTGCGCCCATTGTTGCACAGCGGAACAACTTGGCGGATTCCAAGTGAGGACAAAGCGCATCAAATTCATGCGGTGGTATCGCAAGACAAATCACAAGCTGTGGTATTGGTTTCTCAGCTCGCTATGCCAACGTATTCATTAAGTGGTCATCTTAGTATTGTCGGATTAGACCCAGAATCAACTTACCAAGTATCAGTGATTGATAAGCCGGAGAACTTCAACCACATAGTGGCTTGCCAACCTGAATGGACAGCATCTGGCTGTGAAATGTCTGGTGAGTGGTGTCAGAACGTCGGCCTAACCATGCCAATTCTCGATGCAGAAAGCGCAATATTGATTGAGCTGAAGCGCGTGAGTTAG
- the rsxD gene encoding electron transport complex subunit RsxD, translating into MAFFIASSPHTHIKRSTSDLMKWVALCALPGLFAQTYFFGFGTLIQLGFAVIVALSFEAAVMKLRKRPTHLALRDHSAIVTAWLLAVAIPPMSPWWIVVIGLIFAILIAKHLYGGLGQNPFNPAMVAYVVLLISFPVQMTSWIAPHQLGADGISFSDSFSLIFTGFDSDGLSLQQVRTGIDGMTMATPLDSVKTSLKAGHTLSEVMSQPQFGSLAGIGWEWVNLAYLAGGLVLLRLRVINWHIPVAFIASLLVMSTLATLFAPGTTASPLVHLLSGATMLGAFFIATDPVTASTTVKGRLVFGAFIGAMVFIIRSWGGFPDGVAFAVLLANMCVPLIDYYTKPRTYGH; encoded by the coding sequence GTGGCTTTCTTTATAGCTAGTTCCCCACATACTCATATTAAACGCAGCACTTCTGATTTAATGAAGTGGGTAGCGTTGTGCGCACTACCGGGCTTATTTGCCCAGACCTATTTCTTCGGTTTCGGTACCTTAATCCAGTTGGGATTTGCTGTTATTGTCGCGCTGTCATTTGAAGCGGCAGTGATGAAGCTACGTAAACGCCCTACTCATCTTGCATTAAGAGACCACAGTGCCATTGTCACCGCTTGGTTATTGGCTGTTGCCATTCCACCAATGTCACCTTGGTGGATTGTGGTTATCGGTCTTATCTTCGCTATTTTGATTGCAAAACATCTTTACGGTGGGCTTGGTCAAAACCCGTTTAACCCAGCAATGGTAGCCTACGTGGTTTTGCTTATTTCCTTCCCTGTTCAGATGACAAGCTGGATAGCGCCACATCAGCTAGGCGCTGATGGCATCTCTTTTAGTGACTCGTTTTCTCTGATCTTTACTGGTTTCGACTCCGACGGTTTATCGCTGCAGCAAGTTCGAACTGGTATTGACGGAATGACGATGGCGACACCATTGGACTCAGTGAAAACTTCGCTCAAAGCAGGTCACACTTTATCTGAAGTAATGTCTCAGCCTCAGTTCGGTTCTTTAGCTGGCATTGGTTGGGAATGGGTCAATCTTGCCTATTTGGCTGGTGGACTAGTTCTTCTGAGACTAAGAGTCATCAACTGGCATATCCCTGTTGCTTTTATCGCGAGCTTGTTGGTGATGAGCACATTAGCGACCCTGTTCGCACCGGGTACAACCGCATCACCATTAGTTCATCTGTTGTCTGGTGCAACCATGTTGGGCGCGTTTTTTATTGCCACAGATCCAGTTACGGCCTCTACCACAGTGAAAGGACGTTTAGTGTTTGGCGCATTCATCGGTGCTATGGTGTTTATCATTCGCAGCTGGGGTGGTTTCCCTGACGGTGTGGCATTTGCCGTTTTGCTTGCTAACATGTGCGTACCGTTAATCGACTACTACACTAAACCTCGTACTTACGGGCACTAA
- a CDS encoding substrate-binding domain-containing protein, with protein sequence MATIKDVAREAGVSIATTSRVINNAPHTSETAIIAVKAAMEKLGYRPNANARALVSKSSNAIGVLVSDVSAPFFGIMVKAIDTIASEQEKQLLVGSGYHDAEKERNAINLLINSRCESLVLHSKGMSDQELTKLAKEVPGMVLINRVVPDIASRCIALDNRKGAYIATEYLIKNGHKHIGYIASSHNIDDAHDRLAGYFDALRDYGIEARDEYVEYGEPDELGGEQAMVNLMAKNTDITAVSTYNDYMAAGCLVLLQENGIRIPEEMSVIGFDDGHMARFVYPRLTTIRYPIQLMANEAVKLSLQLANNENVERSECKLFMPTLVRRSSVGRAQ encoded by the coding sequence ATGGCGACCATAAAAGACGTTGCACGGGAAGCGGGTGTATCCATCGCGACCACTTCACGCGTCATTAATAACGCCCCGCACACCAGCGAAACTGCCATCATTGCGGTTAAAGCCGCAATGGAAAAACTGGGCTATCGCCCCAATGCAAATGCTCGCGCACTGGTAAGCAAATCTTCCAATGCCATTGGCGTTTTGGTCAGTGATGTGTCTGCACCTTTTTTTGGCATCATGGTGAAAGCTATTGATACTATCGCCAGTGAGCAGGAAAAGCAGCTACTGGTTGGTAGCGGCTATCATGATGCAGAAAAAGAGCGCAACGCTATCAATCTGTTAATTAACAGCCGCTGTGAATCGCTTGTGCTGCATAGCAAAGGCATGAGCGATCAGGAGCTGACAAAACTCGCGAAAGAAGTACCCGGAATGGTGCTGATCAACCGTGTTGTGCCTGACATCGCTTCGCGTTGTATCGCATTAGACAACCGTAAAGGTGCTTATATCGCAACAGAGTATCTGATTAAAAATGGTCATAAACACATCGGCTATATTGCCTCTAGCCATAACATTGATGATGCCCATGACCGACTAGCAGGTTACTTTGATGCACTACGCGATTACGGTATAGAAGCCAGAGATGAGTATGTGGAGTATGGTGAGCCCGACGAGCTTGGCGGCGAACAGGCAATGGTCAATCTGATGGCCAAAAATACCGACATTACTGCGGTCTCTACCTATAACGACTATATGGCGGCAGGTTGTTTGGTGCTACTTCAAGAAAATGGCATTCGTATTCCTGAAGAGATGTCCGTAATTGGGTTTGATGACGGACACATGGCTCGCTTTGTTTACCCGCGTCTCACCACCATTCGTTATCCCATTCAATTAATGGCGAACGAAGCGGTGAAACTTTCTTTGCAGCTGGCAAATAATGAGAACGTAGAACGCTCAGAGTGCAAACTGTTTATGCCGACCTTAGTTCGTCGTTCCTCAGTAGGCAGAGCGCAATAA